A segment of the Necator americanus strain Aroian chromosome IV, whole genome shotgun sequence genome:
TTATCATCGTCGATCAGAGATGGTCGCCCAGAATGTGGCTGATCAAAAAGGTCGACATCagctctttcaaatttttcgaacCATCTCCTGCTTGTCCTATCAGAAACTTTACCTTCACCAAACACTTTCAATGAACTTCTGCATGCATCTGTAGAATTTCCTCCttgttgaaattgaattgaaatgaactttATCAGTAGCCGTGGGTACACTATCACCTCACACTTAGGACTAGCGTGAATCAGCTGTTTTACTTAATTTGCTACGTCGGTATGTATACATTAAGCGATAACGACGGACAGCCAAACATGCGCCAAATAAACATGTGCTCACGTATCGAAACTTGTTGCAACAGAAGTCTACCGGAAACAACTTTCCGGTAGACccgatataaataaataaatatatgtgtATCAGGTCTACCGGAAAGTTTTACAAACAAttaaacatatatatatatatatatatatatatatatatgcattcaattgtttgcaaaaatggtatatgaaatgtttgaaaatatctcTAAAAAATCTCAGCTTATACTGTCTTGTTCTCTTAATTAAGTGAAAACTAGCCACAAAAGGATTAAGTCAAAACTTGCAGCAACGAAGTTAACAGCTCCTCAGAAATACATTCACTTGCGCCCACCGAAAGGCAGTCTAGTATAGACGCCATGCGCAACtactaaattaattaaattatcgGAATTCAGAAACTATTTTCCccattttatttccatatatTGGGGTaaactgctattttttttgacCTTGTCGgaatacgtttttttcttctcatatcCTTCATTGACTCGTCAGTTAACTTTTTGTAGAGGTATTCGCAGTGTTTTCGCCGGCTTCGCCACTTTTGCACTCGAAAAAGACATAATATCCATACAAATAAGTTCTTATGCCAACAATTATAATATCACTAGATAAAAATGTCAGATACACTGTAAATGTGCCATGATTATAGCAGATCTTTGGCCTATAGGAAGTCTCGTGTACCACTCGTTTTCTGATTGCGGTGTAAAAGTGGGATTAAATCTTCACAATTCTATAATTTTGGATTTCTTGGGAATTACTCCAAAAGATGCTTTAGTACCATGAAAAGTTGATTGTAAAACGTAGGAGTGGCACCAGTGATCAGCTAATCGCCACTGATTTGGCGCTGTCGATAGCTTGGGTTCTTCTTCGTCGCGTCCGCCGTTCTTGACCGCCATTATCGTGTGCTGGAGACTAAAATCGCTTAggaaataagagagaaaaaagagttgttTGCACAGGatctttttaaaatgaattaggCAGCTGGCTCCATCACAGTAAGAAATTTTGAGCCGCAACTCacccttaatttttttttctaaccggTTGACTCGAAGGAGTGAAGGAACTTTTTCTCAGGAGATCAGTTTTTccagatttccagaaaaatttgcatTCCTGTAGAAGGATTCAGTTATTTAATACCACTGGTACATAGTTGTTTAGATCATCAGATTCTTTCTCATCTGCCGTAACaatcgaataaaaaattgtaaaaaatgcTGGTGACTTTTTCAGATCTCGTTCCTTCTGCTAGCAATTGCGGCGGTTCTCAATGAAGTGGTGTTATCATTTGTACACGAACGGGTTCCTGAAACACCACCGCTACCGGATCTCACTTTTTCCATAATACCGTACTATCAAGACGGTCTAAAAATCTGCGAATATATCATGTTGGCGTCATTCGCCTCTGTTTTGCTACTGATGTTGTTCCACCGGTGAGTGATGTCTtctcgcttcttttttttccgggcGTTGTCGTCTCTTATCGTTGACTTTTTGCCGAAGTAGCGAATGTCGTCCTGTGATAGCAATGACAAGCTTCCATTGCGTAATTAAATAGAGCCAACTGGgaatcttcaaagaaaattttctgaccCATAGTACATCACTCCCGTCGTTACAGACATCGTTGGATAATGTTCCGTCGATTGATGATGGTCGGTTCGTTACTGTATTTAATGCGATGCATCACTATGATCGTTACACAAGTTCCAGTAGCTGATCCAAATTTCTTATGTTCACCAAAACTTGTGAGTTTCTGAAGCATTTTTATACATTATTTAGTGAAATAATGaatgttctcttcttttttattcatctttCTGTAATGATATTGACATACACCGCATAGAGGTTATGATATAAAACGAGAACCTAGTGgcagtttctatttttttatcagtATCACTTTTAATATGATATTAAAGTAACGATGTCTTCGTGTACCAGCTGCGTCTAATCACTACGCTGAAGGTATTTCACTGGTATTTCCGAACATCTGGACCGTTAAGTTCGTGGAGTTCGAACGTACCAAGACTCTTAGTTTCAAACCCTTTATCAAACTTGAATTCAAACAATCCAATGCCGAGGCTCTTCAATATTCGACCGTTCGAATataagaaaagtgaaattgtTCTTAATACTCATGTCATTATTGAAGTAACCAGTTCGGGTAAAGGCGGACTTCAGACAGTTTGTGGCGTTCGCTTTGCTTGCCTTCAccaatcaaaaaaataataagtgacattttctgtaaaattagaattgtgttaTTTTCCAGcaacgctttcttcatttttccctcaaatttAGGTATTGAAAAacgatttcatagttttcttcctaaacgcgtcagttctacatttggagaacttTAAAGCTTGATTTTAGAtctatatttctttgaaacattcacaatttggaaacttaaaaattattcaaggtatgagtttattctttttcttttcaaaaattggcaCAGAATTATGTGCTAACGTGAAATAAcatgaacgtcatcatcgtactgataaagataaggtgCCACTTCAGATCCTGCAAACTGTTGGCTGCTATTGAAGCAGGCGTTTGTATCAGTATTTCCTGAGGGAAGGATGTTCCCAACCTGATGCAAACGTGCAGGAAAATAGTCACGCGAAGGGGTCGTAGGGGTGAAACGCGTGCAATAGAAATCACTGTTATGAAACGGTTCACAGCGTCACATTTACTCCTTGCCAACTAAACATCAAGTAACTGTGCGAAACTGCACCGCGATGCACCAGTTCAACGCCGTAGAACCATTTCacccattttatagttttctagCGCCGGAGCACCATTCGACCCCCTGGGACCCGTCCCCCTccctttctggaattttgtgagacacagacagacaaacacatgcggactaagcgcgttattatatgtcatgatcatgataataACAAGCCATAACGACTGTGTGCGCGTAAAGTGCCTTCGATTGGAGGAGGGcaggagaagagaaaatgtgtgtcaaataaaaaaaacaacgtgcGTGTGACAAAAGCGAACACACGGTTAAACGCATCCGGTGCCGTCGGTGCGGTACTACATATAACGTAAGTATGGGGTTGGTCCTGGACTTTCTCCATATTTGTTACATTATTTTCTCCTAACTGACATTTCAAAGGAGTTGattggaattgaaaaaaaattattcatacGAATCCATAACATTGTAATGTATGAGTTTGCATATGACGCtaccgtgaaaaaaaaactaaaaaaatgagaattgaCAAGAACGTATGTGTCACTAGGGTGTGATGTGCGCAGAAACTGATAAGTTCTCCATCCATGATTGTGACAGCCATATGGGGGTTCAAAGTTACAAAATCGCATTATCTATGCTGatacaaatgtttttttccagtcCACACTCAGGacttaaaatattttgttcatatGGGTGTGATTAGCATTCGATGAGTTCACGACAGAGGGAGCGAAGTGTATGTGTCAAGATGAGAATGTCTCTGTGCGACCGACGCTTCGTGACCACTCACCCTTGCATTCGGTGCTCGAACGGTTACTGGGCACTTGGAGAAGACTACCCCATTCGACTGCCCCATTTTTCCAAATGAGTCATACTAGTAGTCACGCACCCATACGAGCTCGTCCTGGTGATACGATCTCTGTTGTGCTCCATGATGACGATTGAActgttcttcaattttcacATTGCGCGTTCCCTCTTCTTTAGCTGATTCCATCAGCAGCGTCAACGACGTCCTCGACTGGCGCGCTAGGAACACCTCCGCTGGAGAAAGATGTCCTGGCGTTGACGCGTTCTTTTCTGCAACAGCGAGACTTCGGCTTGCGTGCCATGTTGCCGTCTCGGTCCTATCCACCATCCTGTGCAGAATCACTGCTCCAATTCCATGGTCTGACGCGTCGGCCGCTACAATTATATCCAGACTAGGATCAAAATGCGTCATGAGCAGGTCTGAAGCAAGCACTTCCTTGGCGCGATTGAAGGCTGCCCCACATTCCTTATTCCATTTGTACGGAACGTTCTTCTTCAACAAAGCATCCAGCAGTGCGCGTAACTGGCGCATCTCCGCTACAAACGATCCATAGTAGTTGATCATACCAAGGAACGAGCGAACTTCTGCCACGTTCTTCGGTACTGCCATCTGGCGGATGACCTCAATCTTCTCTGGGTCAGGGTGGCGTCCGTCCTTATCTATGATGCATCCGAGATAACGGAACTGAGGCATCAAAAAGTTGCACTTCTCCAATCGGACGCGGAAGCCGTATTCGTGGATCCTTCCGAATAGCGCTTCCAAGTTATGGCGATGCTCCCGTTGTGTGCGGTCTCTGACTATCACGTCATCTAGATAGGCAGCAATGCCTTCCAGACCAGATGTCATTGAATCCATGATCTGCTGAAATATGCTAGGTGTTGACTTCACGCCGAAGGGTAGACGATTGTAGCGATGCAGTCCTCTGTACGTATTAATCGTCAGCATTTCCTTCGATTCTTCTTCCACTTCCACCTGCAGATATGCCTCTGCGAAGTCGATTTGCGTGAAAAGCTGTCCTCCATTCAGCTACGTAAAAACGTGGACAACGGGTGCTGGTGCAACTGCAGCGCATAGTTCAATCCTGTCGAGAAGTCTCCGTGCAAGCGGATTTGTCCACTTTTCGTCTTGACTACAACGATAAGCTTAGCCCACTCTGAATGCTCTAGTGGGAAAATCACTTGCTCGACAACTAGCCATCAATTTCAGCATCCAAATCCGGCACGGAGGCAATGGGCACTGGTCGCTTCTTCTTAAAAACAGGTACAGCGTTGTCTCTCAACAGCAACTTCGCTTTAGTCTTGACGCATCTGCCGAGTCCGCACTTGAATACTTCTCCCTGTTGCTTTCTCAAGTCTGCGATGATTTCCTCTCGGTTTGCTTCTTCTTTAGTCACCATTCGGcagttgtatttgtttttcaactCCTTGTACACTGGAGGTTGAATATACCACTCCAGTCCTAGCAGATTCAGTGACGTAACAAGTTTCATTACCTTGGGATGTTCCTTCCCGTTATGCGGTCTCTGACAAAGAAGTCTGTGGAGAGTCTTCCATTAATCTTCATCGATGATCCATCTGCCGTCTTGACTGGCATGATACAGGGTTCCAAAGGTGGAGATCCAAGCTTTTTCCATGTTCGACGTGATACCAACGTGATATCTGCGCCTGTGTCGAGCTGGAAGCGTGGACGTCCCTGATATTGAAATCGAGGCAGGTTCGAGCGTTCTCAGCGGTGAAGGTGACAACGTTCTTGCACTGGCTTTTCTTGCGACGGTTGAATCGTCTTGGTTTCTATCGCATCTCCTGTCCAGTGTTGGAGGAGAGAAGCGGACATGTGCTTTTGTAGTGCGGTCCTCCACAATTGAAGCActttacattctttttctgcacGACATGGACATCATGACACTTCCTTCCATGTCTGTGTTGTCCATCTTCAATGCGGTGAAGTTCTCACATTCAGCAACGAGGTCTTCTATCGTCAACGGCGCATCTTCTGTGTGCGTATCCAGTCGATGGAGCATTCTGAGACGAACATCACAAAGCGACGGACTCTGAAGTCCTGCTACGAACTGTAGCGTCTTCAGTGCTGTGTAGTCCAGCTCCTTCAGTCGAGCATCTAACGGTATTTACCTTATTGCCGAAAGTTTTTCACGAAGACAGCAgaagtttgattttttgcGAGCTCATGTTGCAAAAACGTttattgaatttgaattctaATGTTTGACTCGTTTTCAATGATGAGTCAAGATGAGAATGTCATGATGGATGAGCAGCAGTACTCGTCCATCATGTCACCACCCATGCAGCTGTTAAATGCTGTATGAGCGACCCATTCCAAACCTTTCCTTCCACTTTGTGACCATTGACTGATTCAACTTACATAGAAGTCGCTGTCTCctaattttgaaatctttgaaatattGTTAGACTTTGTCTacgaaaaatcaatttaacGGAATTGTCATCAATAATTCCTTGAGGGGTTAACTTCAAGCACGCTTCGGGTTGACAAAGAGGTCTAGGTGGATATTTCCAGACAAAATGAGGTATTGTGCAGTATAATATGTGCTTAAAATGATTAGTTCGGAATATGGGAGTCTGTATCCAGTATGTGCCAAAATCAGCACCGAGTCGGAAATGTAGAATAACGTATAGCCAATAAATCGTAGATAGAGACCCTGTTCATCATCACCACGTTTGCGATTAATGTAGTGCGAAGCAGTAATTATAagacaagaagaaagaattaatGAGTACATGGTCA
Coding sequences within it:
- a CDS encoding hypothetical protein (NECATOR_CHRIV.G15687.T1), with product MTNWTVSELRIHIMDDEPTSSSRRGGRSSTTSRRMCGSADSTASDSDTADDAPLLHDGGNGAGGSGGDVSMSQPVRIEMPPGEKPASPHDRFPKERAKAVISFLLLAIAAVLNEVVLSFVHERVPETPPLPDLTFSIIPYYQDGLKICEYIMLASFASVLLLMLFHRHRWIMFRRLMMVGSLLYLMRCITMIVTQVPVADPNFLCSPKLVLKNDFIVFFLNASVLHLENFKA
- a CDS encoding hypothetical protein (NECATOR_CHRIV.G15687.T2), yielding MDDEPTSSSRRGGRSSTTSRRMCGSADSTASDSDTADDAPLLHDGGNGAGGSGGDVSMSQPVRIEMPPGEKPASPHDRFPKERAKAVISFLLLAIAAVLNEVVLSFVHERVPETPPLPDLTFSIIPYYQDGLKICEYIMLASFASVLLLMLFHRHRWIMFRRLMMVGSLLYLMRCITMIVTQVPVADPNFLCSPKLVSF
- a CDS encoding hypothetical protein (NECATOR_CHRIV.G15688.T2); this encodes MLTINTYRGLHRYNRLPFGVKSTPSIFQQIMDSMTSGLEGIAAYLDDVIVRDRTQREHRHNLEALFGRIHEYGFRVRLEKCNFLMPQFRYLGCIIDKDGRHPDPEKIEVIRQMAVPKNVAEVRSFLGMINYYGSFVAEMRQLRALLDALLKKNVPYKWNKECGAAFNRAKEVLASDLLMTHFDPSLDIIVAADASDHGIGAVILHRMVDRTETATWHASRSLAVAEKNASTPGHLSPAEVFLARQSRTSLTLLMESAKEEGTRNVKIEEQFNRHHGAQQRSYHQDELVWVRDY
- a CDS encoding hypothetical protein (NECATOR_CHRIV.G15688.T1), with amino-acid sequence MDSMTSGLEGIAAYLDDVIVRDRTQREHRHNLEALFGRIHEYGFRVRLEKCNFLMPQFRYLGCIIDKDGRHPDPEKIEVIRQMAVPKNVAEVRSFLGMINYYGSFVAEMRQLRALLDALLKKNVPYKWNKECGAAFNRAKEVLASDLLMTHFDPSLDIIVAADASDHGIGAVILHRMVDRTETATWHASRSLAVAEKNASTPGHLSPAEVFLARQSRTSLTLLMESAKEEGTRNVKIEEQFNRHHGAQQRSYHQDELVWVRDY
- a CDS encoding hypothetical protein (NECATOR_CHRIV.G15689.T1): MKLVTSLNLLGLEWYIQPPVYKELKNKYNCRMVTKEEANREEIIADLRKQQGEVFKCGLGRCVKTKAKLLLRDNAVPVFKKKRPVPIASVPDLDAEIDG